A DNA window from Palaemon carinicauda isolate YSFRI2023 chromosome 39, ASM3689809v2, whole genome shotgun sequence contains the following coding sequences:
- the LOC137631049 gene encoding alkaline phosphatase-like yields the protein MLPLKFLLGLSLLVTTTLSISIRRQQEDDKIYHKRSPNGNPDPIPGEDMEYWRRDAQEALKKQLAITNKVKQAKNVIFFLGDGMSISTVTAARNEKGGLTGLWEREKLVWEEFPHVALSKPYTTNVQVADSACSATAYLTGVKANKGTIGVDYNVKRGNCTSQQNPAFHTTSIAKWFQDANRSSGVITTTRITHATPAGTYAHIADREWEDDDTIASDGEDPDFCDDVAEQLVFGEPGKNFKVIMGGGRRQLYPKEMLDVEDGLAGFRNDGKDLVNSWKEDKAARGANASYIWNRNELMSVDIENTDYLMGLFAHSHMDYVLDRDTVMDPSLPEMTQKAIEMLQKDENGFFLLVEGGRIDQAHHENMAKRMLAETLEFDDAVKMALDMTDPDETIILVTADHGHSLTINGYAPRHSSMLGISDISDVDHKPFTTLMYGNGPGYRTSKDGARPDPSKEDLYDKEYRQASAAPEELSNHDGSDVGIWVTGPHSHLFTGVYEENYIPHALAYAACVGDGLTFCDKEDNMTTNDSV from the exons ATGTTGCCACTCAAATTCCTACTCGGTCTGTCATTGCTGGTAACAACCACTTTGAGCATCAGTATTCGCCGGCAACAAGAAG atgATAAAATATATCACAAGAGATCACCCAACGGAAATCCAGATCCCATTCCTGGCGAAG ACATGGAATATTGGAGGCGAGATGCCCAAGAAGCCCTGAAGAAGCAGTTGGCGATTACCAATAAGGTGAAGCAAGCGAAGAACGTCATCTTCTTCTTGGGAGATGGCATGTCCATTTCGACCGTGACTGCGGCCAGGAACGAGAAAGGGGGTCTCACTGGACTCTGGGAGCGGGAGAAACTGGTCTGGGAAGAATTCCCCCACGTTGCTCTGAGCAAG cCATACACAACAAACGTCCAGGTCGCAGATAGTGCCTGCAGTGCCACGGCCTACCTGACCGGAGTAAAGGCCAACAAAGGCACGATTGGCGTCGATTACAACGTGAAACGTGGAAACTGCACATCTCAACAAAATCCTGCTTTCCACACCACCTCCATTGCCAAGTGGTTCCAG GACGCCAATAGATCCAGTGGCGTTATCACGACGACAAGGATCACTCACGCTACACCAGCGGGTACCTACGCCCACATCGCTGACAGAGAGTGGGAAGATGATGATACa aTTGCTAGTGATGGTGAGGATCCTGACTTCTGTGATGACGTAGCTGAACAGTTGGTCTTTGGCGAACCTGGAAAGAACTTCAAG GTGATCATGGGTGGTGGAAGGAGGCAGCTCTATCCAAAAGAAATGTTGGATGTTGAAGATGGTCTGGCAGGATTCCGTAATGATGGCAAAGACCTCGTGAACTCCTGGAAGGAGGACAAAGCTGCTAGGGGCGCTAATGCGTCGTACATCTGGAACAGAAATGAACTCATGTCTGTCGATATTGAAAATACTGATTACCTCATGG GCCTGTTTGCTCATTCCCACATGGACTATGTTTTAGACCGCGATACAGTCATGGATCCCAGTCTACCGGAAATGACGCAGAAAGCCATTGAAATGCTTCAAAAAGACGAAAATGGATTCTTCCTTCTAGTTGAGG GCGGGAGAATCGACCAGGCCCATCACGAGAACATGGCCAAGAGAATGTTGGCAGAGACACTAGAGTTCGACGATGCCGTGAAGATGGCTTTGGACATGACCGACCCTGATGAAACAATCATTCTGGTCACTGCTGACCACGGTCATTCTCTCACCATCAATGGCTATGCACCAAGACACTCCAGTATGCTCG GAATTAGTGACATCAGTGACGTCGACCATAAACCTTTCACGACTCTTATGTATGGCAACGGTCCTGGATACAGGACAAGTAAAGATGGCGCCCGTCCAGATCCATCCAAAGAAGACTTGT ATGATAAAGAATACCGCCAAGCATCGGCTGCACCCGAAGAATTGTCAAACCACGACGGATCCGACGTAGGAATTTGGGTCACAGGACCTCACTCCCACCTCTTCACGGGCGTCTACGAGGAGAATTACATCCCTCACGCCCTCGCCTACGCAGCCTGTGTTGGAGATGGGTTGACTTTCTGCGACAAAGAGGACAATATGACAACAAACGATTCGGTTTGA